Within Corynebacterium timonense, the genomic segment GAACTCGAAGATGCGCTCGGCGGAGGCCACGCCGGACTGGAGCATCTGCGCCATGCCGGCGAGCTCGCCGAGGGGCTGGTTGAACTGGCGCGAGTACTGGATAAACGCGGTGGCGTCGCCGAGGGTCAGGGCGCCGGAGGCGACGCGCAGTCCGCCGAAGACGGCGATGAGCACGTACGACAGGTACGAGATGAACTGCATGATGGGGAGCATGGAGTTCGCGAGGAATTGGGCTTTCGATGCGGCGTCGAAAAGCGAGGTGTTCTTCTCGTCGAAGTCCTCGCGCAGCGCCTCGGTGCGGCCGAAGATGAGGGCGACCTCGTGGCCGCTGAAGGACTCTTCGACGTGGCCGTTGAGGTCGCCGGTGGAGCGCCACTGCGCGGTGAACTGGCGCTGGCTGCGCGTGCCCACCACGGCAATGACGACGGCCGTGAGCGGGATAGACAGCAAGACGATGAGGGCGAGCTGCCACGAAATCCAGAACATCATGCCGATGATGCCCACGAGCATGAGCGCGGCATTGAACAGCTGGGAGAGCGTCTCCTGCAGTGCCTGCTGGACGTTGTCCACGTCGTTGGTCGTGCGCGACATGACGTCGCCGCGTTGGCGCGTGTCAAAGTAGTTCAGCGGCAGGTGGTTGAGCTTCCGCTCGACGTCCTGGCGCAGCCGGTAGACCGTGGCCATGGTGATGCGGTTGAGGATCGCCCCTTGGGCCCACATGAGCACGCTCGACGCCAGGTACAGCAGCAGCAGCGTGACCACGAGCGCGCGCAGCCGGTCGACGTCGATGCCCTCGCCGGGGCGCAGGTCCATCGCCTCCGCCATGTCCGCGAAGCGGTCCTGCCCGCTTTCGCGAAGGCCCGCGATGGCCTCCTCCTCGCTCACCCCCGCCGGGATCTGCTGGGAGACCACGCCGCTGAAGATGACGTCCATGGCAAACCCCAGAACGCGCGGCGCGTAGACGGCCAGCACGACCGAGGCGGCGTTCATAAGAAAGACGAACGCGAGGCTCACCTTGTAGGGTTCCAGCAGCCGCAGCAGCCGCATCGCGGACGGCCAGAAGCGCTTGGCCTGGCGCGGCGCCTTGCCGCCCCACTCGTCGCCGGCCATGCGCTCCTCGTAGTCCGCGAGCTGCTCGTCGGTCATCGGCTCACTCATGCGCTCACCTCCTGCTGCGACGCCACGATTTCCCGGTACGTGCTGCTGCTGTCCAGCAGCTCGTCGTGCGTGCCCCGCGCGACGATCCTGCCCGCCTCGAGCACGAGGATCTGGTCGGCATTGCTTATCGACGCCACACGCTGCGCCACCACCAGCACCGTCGCGTCCCGGGTGTAGGCCTGCATCGCCTCGCGCACCTTCGCGTCCGTGATGGCGTCGAGCGCCGAGAAGGAGTCGTCGAAGATGTACACCTTCGGCCGCGCCACCAGCATCCGCGCGATGCACAGGCGTTGGCGCTGGCCGCCTGAGACGTTCGTGCCGCCCTGGGAGATAGGCATGTCGAGGTTCTCGACGAAGTCGGCCTGCGCGGTGCCGAGCGCCTCCCACAGCTCGGCGTCCGTGGCGTCCGGGTTGCCCATGCGCAGGTTGGAGGCCACGGTGCCCGAGAACAGGTACGGCTTCTGGGGCACCATGGACACGCGCTGGACCAGGTCGCTGCGGTCGAGGGCGGTGACATCTGTGGCGTCGATAAGCACGTGCCCACTCGTGGCCTCCCGCAGCCGCGGAAGGAGGGAGACCAGCGTGGACTTGCCCGCGCCCGTCGAGCCGATCAGAGCGGTGGTGGTGCCGGGGCGGGCGGTGAACGAGATGTTGTGGAGCACCGGCTCCTCCGCGCCCGGGTAGCTGTAGGACACCCCACGGAACTCCACCACGCCCTCGTTGGTGGCGGGGCGCGCGGTGCGCGGGCGCTGCTGGGCGACCGACTCGTAGAGCAGCACCTCCCGGACGCGGCGCGCGCACACGAGGGCGCGCGGGAGCATCATCACCATGAACGTGCCCATGACGAACGCGACCAGGATCTGCATGATGTACTGGATGAACGCCGTGAGCGCCCCGACCTCCATCTCGCCCTGGCCCACGCGCTGCCCGCCGAACCACACGACCGCCGCGATGGCGGAATCGAGGATGAGCATGATCAGCGGGAAAAGCAGCACGAAGACGCGGCCGATGTTCAACGACACGCGCGTGATCGCCCTGTTGGCGTCGGTGAAGCGCTCGCTCTCGTGCTCCTCGCGCACGAAGGCGCGCACCACACGCACTCCCGCGATTTGCTCGCGGAGCACCCCGTTGATCGCGTCGAGGCGGGCCTGCATCGCCGTGAACATGGGCATCAGCACCGCGACGAGCACGCCGGCGACGGCGAAGAGCACCGCGATGGCGATGGCGATGATCCACGACAGCCCCGCGCCCTGGCGCAACGCCATGACCACGCCGCCCACCCCCATGATGGGCGCTGGCACCATGAGGGCCAGGAAGAGCAGAAACGTCATCTGGATCTGCTGCACGTCGTTCGTGCCGCGGGTGATCAGGGTGGGGGTGCCAAAGCGGGCGAGGTCCTCCGCGTTAAAGCCGTTGACGCGGCTATAGACGGCGCGGCGGATAGCGCGCCCGGTGCCCATGGCGGTGCGCGCGCTGAACCACACGGCGCCGATCGCCGCGAGGCCCTGAACGAGAGCGACGACGAGCATGACGCCACCGACGCGCCAGATATAAGGGATATCAGCCTGGGTGATGCCTTCGTCGATGATCTGCGCGTTGAGGTCCGGGAGATACAGCGTGGCCAGCACGGTCACAACCTGCAACGCCACCGCCGCCACGATGTGGCCGCTGTAGGGTGTGGCCGCCCAGGCCAGGGTCTTGACAAAGTCCACGGCGACCGCCTTTCCTACGACTGTTGAGATGACCCGTTCAGCGTAATCTATTCGGCCTCCGGGCGTTGCGTGCCCTTGGTGGGGTTTCGGGGAGTGTGGTCGACCTCAGGGTGTTTGGGGTCTTTGCGACCTGGGGTTTTGTGCGTTGGTTTTCGTTGAGGTCGACCGGGGGGCGTGCCTAGTCGACGTCAGCGTGT encodes:
- a CDS encoding ABC transporter ATP-binding protein — its product is MDFVKTLAWAATPYSGHIVAAVALQVVTVLATLYLPDLNAQIIDEGITQADIPYIWRVGGVMLVVALVQGLAAIGAVWFSARTAMGTGRAIRRAVYSRVNGFNAEDLARFGTPTLITRGTNDVQQIQMTFLLFLALMVPAPIMGVGGVVMALRQGAGLSWIIAIAIAVLFAVAGVLVAVLMPMFTAMQARLDAINGVLREQIAGVRVVRAFVREEHESERFTDANRAITRVSLNIGRVFVLLFPLIMLILDSAIAAVVWFGGQRVGQGEMEVGALTAFIQYIMQILVAFVMGTFMVMMLPRALVCARRVREVLLYESVAQQRPRTARPATNEGVVEFRGVSYSYPGAEEPVLHNISFTARPGTTTALIGSTGAGKSTLVSLLPRLREATSGHVLIDATDVTALDRSDLVQRVSMVPQKPYLFSGTVASNLRMGNPDATDAELWEALGTAQADFVENLDMPISQGGTNVSGGQRQRLCIARMLVARPKVYIFDDSFSALDAITDAKVREAMQAYTRDATVLVVAQRVASISNADQILVLEAGRIVARGTHDELLDSSSTYREIVASQQEVSA
- a CDS encoding ABC transporter ATP-binding protein gives rise to the protein MSEPMTDEQLADYEERMAGDEWGGKAPRQAKRFWPSAMRLLRLLEPYKVSLAFVFLMNAASVVLAVYAPRVLGFAMDVIFSGVVSQQIPAGVSEEEAIAGLRESGQDRFADMAEAMDLRPGEGIDVDRLRALVVTLLLLYLASSVLMWAQGAILNRITMATVYRLRQDVERKLNHLPLNYFDTRQRGDVMSRTTNDVDNVQQALQETLSQLFNAALMLVGIIGMMFWISWQLALIVLLSIPLTAVVIAVVGTRSQRQFTAQWRSTGDLNGHVEESFSGHEVALIFGRTEALREDFDEKNTSLFDAASKAQFLANSMLPIMQFISYLSYVLIAVFGGLRVASGALTLGDATAFIQYSRQFNQPLGELAGMAQMLQSGVASAERIFEFLDAEEEPADTATAAPPAVRGDVQFRDVAFSYTDDPLIQDLTLHVRPGQTAAIVGPTGAGKTTLVNLIMRFYDVDSGSILIDGTDIRDMPRAGLRSNIGMVLQDAVLFEGTIMDNIRYGRLDATDEEVLEAAKATYVDRFVRSLPEGYDTVVDQDGGSISAGERQLITIARAFLARPAVLILDEATSSVDTRTEVLVQKAMNALRSQRTSFVIAHRLSTIRDADLILVMQSGRIVEQGTHAELLERRGTYYQLNQSQFAGEN